From the Lytechinus variegatus isolate NC3 chromosome 5, Lvar_3.0, whole genome shotgun sequence genome, the window acagaatggattattcggaacttatcgattacaagtctcagtttcgtatcatttaaatttgacgtttcaatcacacgatgcaagcaagtgaagagcctttgccaaatgtatgttttgaatgaccgcttatacggtgtgtgactggaaaccagctcctaaatgagtcagtatgtgtcttttattcatgaagttacagtgatttaagtgtgcatttttcttctaaaggtgctctcaaaatacaaCTTTTGGACATggttttttgaaaaagtccttgccgtgggagggggatatccccctcccacaccctccccccgctcggtcgcttcgctccctcgccgctggcgccccccctatttcaaaatcctggatccgcccctgtactgtccacacaacaatttaTTGGTTGAAATATCTATCCAACTCTTGTTATATTTTTCAACCAATAGAGTGTAGTTTCACCCAAAGCAAACATTATTGGTTAAAAACTACCAAGAATTGGATAAGGTTTTAACCAATTGTGCTGTGTGGAcaagtatgttgcccaacaattttaagagtatacacagcaaaaactgtggtgttaaccggtgtacatagaggaccacaccagttattttacaccggtgttaaattggtggtgttagttttacacctataggtgttattacaacaccttctgttgttacatttacactctttagtgttatgtttaatccctacactgtaaaaaatattgggcaaaattttaaccagcacgacggtaattatgtatccaaccaatttggggcagtattttacccaatgcgggaagctttttgtccagtaaggttaaaaaataagcagaaattactttagaatgagcaaaatttccatcacactggataaataaaaatgcctaaaagaaatgcccaacgttggttggatacataattaccctcatggaacatttttacccaatatttttaagagtgtaggaTGTTGGGGCCAatttttaacacctcagggtgtggtcctctattaacaccaattggtgtcagttttaacaccgcagtttttacagtgtacattttCGATAAAATACGCTTGAGATGTGCGACTTGATTATCTTTTAATATAGAAATAAATAGACACCGACAGTGACCAATGTGACCATGACAATGGCTGCAAAGAACCGATGTGTAGGTAGCTTGTCGTGATCAGGGGGCGACGGGTGTGGAACACAGTCTACGGGACGATTGGGAGGCTGGGTATCTGGTCTAACTGGCTGCCTATCATGACTGGTGGGATCTCTAACCATACTTGTCGTAGGTGGTACCTGCCGCTGCCTTGGTCCttttaaatagataattaaaacaataggCTAGCTATTAAACGTTTGGAGTGTTAACAGAAAAATTATCATCGTGATAAGTACATTTAGTATTAACATGCATGATTAAGCAGTGATAACATTGGAAGTACACGTGTATaggcaaaaaaaatgttattttgatatttgttataAAATCCTTGGTTTTAAATACAGATATGCATTAtagtttcaaatgaaaaattatatgaaaaatataggTGAAGGGGATGGAGCTGGGCAGAGaggaataaatagagaaagaaagaaagaaagaaggaaggaaggagggagggagggagggagggagggagggagggagggagggagggaggaaggaaggaaggaaggaaggaaggaaggaagaaagaaagaaagaaagaaagaaagaaagaaaaaagaaagaaagaaagaaagaaagaaagaaggaaagtaagtaagtaagaaagaaagaaaggtttgaaagggaaaaaataaataagagacaaggaaagagaaaattatttgaatagatgaaaatgaatatgtgTCTACATtcgtataaaaaaatatgttgattaaTTTGTGTCTGACAGACCCCACCCACCCCCTTGCAATGAACAAAAAGGGGAAGGTCAAAATTAGccaaataatttgttacaatcTTACCAAcgatttttgttattttgtacgGACACATATCCACtaggaaatttattttgaccaacctttattaaaggacaagtccaccccaacaaaacttgatttgaataaaaagagaaaaattcaagcacaacactgaaaatttcatcaaaatcggatgtaaaataagaaagttatggcattttaaagtttcgcttattttcaacaaaatagttatatgaacgagccagttacatccaaatgagagagttgatgacatcactcactcactatttcttttgtattttattatatgaaatatgaaatattttgatttgtcgtcattgtcatgtgaaatgaagttccattcctccctgaacacgtggaattctattattctaacattttgtgcttcaggcaaggaggtcctaattgtcaaattcgtaaaaattgaaatattgtataattcaaacaataaaaacaaaagaaatagtgagtgagttacatcatcgactctctcatttggatgtaactggctcgttcatataactattttgttgaaaataagcgaaactttgaaatgtcataactttcttattttacatccgattttgatgaaatattcagcattgtgcttgtctgatttttctctattgattcaaatcaacatttttctgaggtggacttgacctttaatattatattttaccTGAATTGCCTGGTAGATCAGAAGGAGGAGTTGGTAGATCAAGTGGCTGGCCGATAACTGTATCAGCATGACTGGGTATAGGAATGTTGTACTTCATTAATTCTGGAAAGACGTAATACATACCGTACGTACATTAAGTCATATTTATATCTGGGTTTTTTTAATCCAAGCTTATAATCTATCCAATTTCCAGTTCTCTTCTTCCACACACCTTTCGTAACTCTTTCAGATGTGGTGACTTCGAATCATGCCCTATCTGcctacgtttttttttcttcttcttcttcttcttcacaaCAGCTATTTATCTACATATTAGTCACGCGTTTTGTATTGGGGACGAAAGTAGCATTTTTGTTTCTATGTAGGCCTAAACCTTTTatatcatcattctcatcacttcaaattttattaGGGCACGTGGCAGATTCAAATTATACTGATAACAAGAAGCAGGATAGCAACGAAAATAAAGGAATAGATTcattaataaatacatgtaggtttttttttaatagaacaTACCTCTATCTACAATATCGGCAATAGACTTCAAGCGGTTGTTCAATAGTTTTGATCGTAGATTCAATGCGCTGTTAACATCGGTCCCATGTTCTTTAACATGATGGTTTAATAAAGTCATATATGCCTGTTGGGGGTTCATGCCAAGTATTGCTTGTTGTACTGCTGCGCTGCCTTTAGGACTTGAGACTCCCAAATAAATTGCGAAATTCGCTGGAGAAACCACTGCCAAGTCAATACTCTCAGATAACTCCAGCAGAAAAGGAGGATTAAGAATGTTATCTTTCATGATGCTTTATCTGCATGGAGAGGAATAAGAAATAacggtattaaaaaaaaggaagaaatgtaAGCATGATTATAGTAATTTGCAAATTATCAGGGATTATGATATCATGAAGATGTTCCAAAGGTCAATTGATGGTATTCAAAGATTGTAAATTCAAAATGTTCCAAAGTTCCGTATCGTTTTGAGCTCAAGGGTTTATATTTCGAAATTCCTCCCAGTCGCGTAATATATTAGATAATTAGTTTCTTTTATTGCATTTATACTTTAAGAAATTTTAACATAAATGTCAATGATCACTGCGATATAAAACAACAGATATAAGCTTCAGAATTTGACAAATTAAATTGAACTGGCCGTGAATCgaaattattatcaaatttaTGAAATGTATGTTTTCCCATGCAATTTCAGAATTTGACAAATTAAATTGAACTGGCCGTGAATCgaaattattatcaaatttaTGAAATGTATGTTTTCCCGTGCTATTTCATATAGGAGTCACGTAAAAGTATTAAAGTGCATTTAAATTTACAAGTTATCGTTTTCCCAGAGATATCGGCTACTCAATCACCTGACTTGGCGCAAATGgattttgacactttttcaaACAATGGCTGTTGTGCACTCAACCATATATAACAACAACACCGAAACAAATTTACCGAGTGTTAAAGGAATATCTACTCAGTCTATCCATACATGCTAAAAATTCTCTCTGAATCCCACATTTTCTTGAATAATACTTCATTCAAAAAGTTTAAAATTTTTCTGACTCGCACTGTATATTGTCCATTATTTTGTAAGGTTGGTTTTTTTTggtataatttgtattttgttcttttgctgACAGCAACAATAAGGCTTCTCTGCCTTCTAGGCTGTCTCCTCATTTCATAAATCAATTCTATTTCTTGTCTATCCCTGTATCGATATGTTTGTAATGTTATTTTTAGTACATGAACGAAATAAatgcatatgaatgaatgaatgaatagtcTTCCATATCACTTGACAATGCTGGCTGTGTGGGCATTTCTAACCATTGTTtactttcccctcttttttgttcttttcaacTTAAGTCAGTCCcaagggcggatccagggtTTTACTATTGAGGGGGGGATTTTGCTTACGAAAATTTTGACAACCTAAAAAGCGATTTTCACTGCATAAGTCGAGGTCATTTGTATGTCAAACATGGGGGATTTGCAAGGGGTGGCTCCATATACCATCAACCGGTGCCtttactttgatttttattctaGAAAGTAACATTATTATGTAGtacattttaatattatttcaaaatattactAACAGTATTGACTTTCACATTCAGACAATCCACAAATGGTTATAATCTACTAATGAAACAATCAAAAGATGATAACTATATGTAAACAATGCCTAGAAATATAGAGGAAATACTGTACTATCAGAACTCAAATACTTAACATGTATTAGGCTATGATGTTACTCCTATAAAACCAAATTTTACTATACTACCAAGGAACAAGATTATTTTATCCACTATACTACCAAAAAACATAAATCTCCACTATATAGTGACTTGTTTGATAATCATTTTGCGCGGAAAATAGATTcatgtgaaaaataatcaaacacaATGACAAATAACCGAGGCGATCATATAGCTATCACGAAATTAAATGgtaataacattaaaataaatatgaaattgagCGGGACGAAAACCTAAAATGCATCACTCTAATTTGTGTGTTATATAACTTCGGTGGTTTCGGTGTACTATTGTGTGATTGAACAGATTTGCTTTTCTTTCACAGATCTCGCTGTGAAGTCgaaatttgtaaaatacaagtaatttttttattggtaaaattatttcttaatccCACGAATAACAAATAAGCTATATCTACTCTATTGATGCAAATCAAAACAATAGATAGAAATCATTTCAACAAGTTAACATCCTAACGCATGTGCCCATGCTATCTTAATGGTCTACACATCAATAAGCATATCCCATCGTCTTTTGTATCTTACGACGATTAAAAGAGGAAACTATATATGGCCGATACCACGGCGCAAAATGAAAGCAGATAATAATGTATACCACTATGTTTTCTTCGATTATATCATTGGATAAGcaagttttttcttttaaaatcacCACACTATATAGCATAAATATATGATAATTGAAAGAACGTATGGATGAATACTCACCTTTGCTCATAGAACTTTCCGGAGAATATAGAGGAGAGTGGCTAATATCGCCTATATTCGATTGATATAGCACACAGGCTTGTCTATTTATCTATTGATCAGATCGTTTGTGTATACTAGTACATTAGAGCTCTCGACATATACCAGACGCTCTCTCTGTGAGGGATTTCTTTTGTGCGCACCGCCTTTGTGACTAAGGACTTCGGAACCGATATTAACAAAAGGCATAATGAATTGAACTGGTATTCAAGAAGTGCAGTGAAAACAAGCCCATTGGTAACCTGTGGATCACTGGCATCTGTCtgaaatgtaaagaatataatGTTGATTTCATTATAATCACATTCAATTGGTCTTTgttaataattaataaaatggttttaatatgagagagtgtgtgtgggaGGTTGGCGTGTATAATGTGtacaccacacacacacacacacacacacacgcagaTACCAAAATCAGCAGATATCTGTAGATGTTATCAATATCAGTGATAAGGAAAATGAACTTGAATACACAAACTCTTTAAAAAAGGGcagttgtgattttttttaagctaACGTGACTCAAAGAGGAAATGATTGGGAATGGCTGTAAATGgacagattttcaaaagaatgaaattgaTGAAAGGACGCTGATATAATCATCATTAAGGTCTGTCATTTTCGGGAATTCCCCTCGACCCGTTTACTTACGTTGGTGTAGGCTGAATCATTTTGAGGTAACAAGCACCAATTGTGCTTCATCTAACAGGGTCTTAATTGTTATGTGATCATTAAAAAGTATAATTACTGGTTTTGAATAGATTTACGAGAAAGCAGCAGTGGGTCCCCGATGGGTTTTGGCTCTAAACGGGATTTGACATATAAGTGGAACCCGGCTAGCCGCATCCTACACCAGCCTCCAGAGGCGTCGATCGTGGGGGGCAGGGGGgaggcgatcgccccaccaatgaaaatattggggggcaaacatatcgttttgccccccccccccataatttcctaagtgcaaaaataaaatatgttacaCAGAAaacagcaagcgagattgagatacacaacttgttctttatttaaaatcgtactcaaaatgtccccttttcCAACTCgaatgtgaaaattttcagcacgcgcttcgcgctcgcattaattcatcggtgagatatgtgtctctttctcatgagtcatttatatatatatatatatatatatatatatcatactgtatgaataggcctatatgtgtgtgtggggttgtttgtttttttgtggaACGTTGACTcatgattcccccccccaatctgaaaaatggatccaCGCCCCTGCCAGCCTCAGTCCACTTTTGACGGATGTCGTATCACCATCGTGCGAGGGAGAATTGCAATTAAcagtcaagtccatcccaacaaaaggtttatttgaatgaagagagaaaaatcaaatgaacacatcaccgaaaatttcatcaaaatagatgtaaaataataaagtttcgACATTTTAAAcattcgcttaatttcacaaaacagtaaggAAAAAACACGTTATGACATCCCCATATACTTCATTGTTGGTACGCAAATGACCGATGATCTCATCCACTCTCTATTTATTCTgtatttgataatgataaaatataagatattaaaatttttccccattttaatGTAAAGCAAAGTTTTATCCCCCATGAGCATGTAAAAATACCAttgttttaaacattttgtagTTCAGTCAAAGGGGTCCTTATACTGTCAAATCTGTAGAAATATTgcacaattcaaacaatatgaAACAGACGAAaaagtgagtgatatcatcgaATCACTCGATTTGTATATAACTGAGTGGTGCATATAGCTTTACCGTGGAAAAATGAGtgaaattcataactttcttataaggcatccgatttttgatgaaattgtcagttatatgcttgatttttctctattgattcaaatcaactataAAGAAAGTACAGTTGCTCTCCATGGATGTGATATGACATACATTGATTTGATGtctaaaatttactttaaaaccATAACTTTTATCCTGGCAAAataaccgcatacattcgtaattccgaagcttcgtaattccgaaggttcggttattccgaaggttcgtatttccgaaggttcgtaattccgaaggttcgtaattccgaaggttcgtcaatccgaaaacgaaataaggttcgtaattccgaaggttcgttaatccgaaaacaaaataaggttcgtaattccgaaggttcgttaatccgaaaacaaaataaggttcgtaattccgaaggttcgttaatccgaaaacaaaataaggttcgtaattccgaaggttcgttaatccgaaaacgaaataaggttcgttaatccgaaaacgaaataaggttcgttaatccgaaaacgaaataaggttcgttaatccgaaaattaaataaggttcgtatttccgaaaatgaaaataattcattttggtaacaaaaacgatgttgtcattacaagattacacgatattatgcaatgatagtaataacgatcgattatacatgcgtgtgttggggccaaagcatgtatttcattaagaatggcgccctgatcaagcataggctaatttcgattttatctgagcaattgctgcctataagcaaatggtttcattaaagatgcaggggatcaagtgtgttggaagcgtgcgagcaacctctacataataggatttgtattggaggggatgtcattttaataacagcttctgctggtaataaaaataaaaataatactaataatgatccttgtgaaatgttgaaagcgcgaatcgcaagctgaaactagtagacatttcatgtaacaagacatgaagtgagcattcggagcattttttgtaatcgtgagaaagatgtgtatctttctaaagaattaatgcaagggcgagctgtaatttgtttatatactgaccaggggcccgttgcatgaaactttttacctgagaaaactcaggttgtttttacaggagtttttgccctgtacTAAACTCTAAAGTCAtaggcggaaatcagactaaccttagttttcagtttttaccagagttttctcaggtaaaaagttttatgcaacagccttcggaaagtaatcttttaaggactgcatttagtgactcatgaatagaatatatatctcacgaactaaataatgagagcgcgaaccgcaagcttaaaatttgtgatattccaacctgaaaactggacatttcatacttcttttttgtaaccaga encodes:
- the LOC121416162 gene encoding uncharacterized protein LOC121416162, which codes for MKDNILNPPFLLELSESIDLAVVSPANFAIYLGVSSPKGSAAVQQAILGMNPQQAYMTLLNHHVKEHGTDVNSALNLRSKLLNNRLKSIADIVDRELMKYNIPIPSHADTVIGQPLDLPTPPSDLPGNSGPRQRQVPPTTSMVRDPTSHDRQPVRPDTQPPNRPVDCVPHPSPPDHDKLPTHRFFAAIVMVTLVTVGVYLFLY